The stretch of DNA CCATCCGCTCGTACATTCACGCCTCGGTGAGGGATCAGCTCGGTAAGAAGTGGCCGTCCCCGGCTTGAGACATCCCCCTCGAAGAGGCCCATGGCTGACCAGTGAGCAATCAATCTGCAGCACCCGTCGACAGCGAGCAAAACGCCCGCACGGTCCGCGAGGACACGGCCGAGCTCGCGAGCTACCTGCTGTCGGACAGCTCGACGCAACGGCGGGCCTCGTtcctgcagcggcagcgaggctCGGTCCAGGATCTCTTTACGCCGGATCGCGACGGCCATACTGagcagcccgacgacgacgcatgCACCACCCAGACCATCCCAGAAGTTTCGGAGCCGACCTCGCCTGGGGCCGAACCGGATGAAGTGGCACAAGAGGGAGGTCCGTCTGTTCTGGCCAACCTGCTCAAGAAGTCTCCGCCGCAATCTGTCACAGCCGACTCACCTCTCCCATCCGAGGAGCATCAGGCGGTTGCCAAAGCCCCACCAACGCAGCCAGAGCCGCCGCGATGGACAGATACCGAGGTTACCGCGACCGAGGAAACGCCATTGCTAGGAGGGCCTGCTCAGGTGCTCTACGATCACGATGTAGACGAGGAGGGTCAGAAGAAGCCACCCACCAGAAGATGGCTCAGTGGGCTTTCAGAGCGCGGCCATGAGATCCACGGCCACGTCGCCAACGCTGTCGCGGTGGCTGCGAACCCGCGGCGCTGGAATCACCGCGCAATATGGAACTACCTCGTCAAGGAGCCAGTCTCTTGTCTTCCCGCCGTGGCTGTTGGCCTCTTGCTAAACATCCTCGACGCTCTATCTTATGGTTTGTTCTGGCAACTGCGGTGCGACGCGAGGGATTTCTGACCTGTATATAGGCATGATCTTGTTCCCCCTCGGAAACCCAATCTTTGCGCATCTTGGGTCTGCTGGCATCTCTATATACTACGTCAGCACGATTGTCTCCCAGCTCATCTTCTCCACTGGAAGCATCTTCAGGGGTGCAGTAGGCTCCGAACTGGTATGTTTCGTTGTGCGTTTCTTGTGTTTATTCACAGTTGGCTGATACCGATGTAGATTGAAGTCGTGCCCTTCTTCCACAACATGGCCCAAAAGATCACTGATATagttggcgaggacgacccCGACGCCGTTATTGCGACCACGATTGTGGCATACGCCACGAGCTCCATGATGACAGGCCTGGTTTTCTACCTCATGGGCAAGTTCAAATTCGGCTATATGGTTGGGTTCATCCCCAGGCACATCCTGATCGGCTGCATTGGCGGTGTTGGGTGGTTCCTGATCGCCACTGGCTTCGAGGTCTCGGCAAGACTAGACGGCAGCCTCGAATACGACCTCGACACCCTCAGGAAGCTGACGCAGGCCGACACCGTGTTGCTGTGGATATTCCCTCTTGTACTGGCAATCGTGCTGTTCTACGGACAGTCCAAGGTCCGGTCCAAGTACTTCTTACCGTTGTATATCCTAGCGATACCTCTGATATTCTACATCTTCGTTGcggccatcgacgccctTAACGCAGACACCCTCCGCGACCACGGGTGGATCTTCCAGGGCCCACCGCCCGACGAGCCATGGTGGTACTTCTATACGTTGTACCAATTCAAGCTGGTTCGATGGGATGCCGTCGCGGAGGTAATTCCGGCCATGCTGGCTCTCACGTTTTTCGGCATCCTCCATGTGCCCATCAACGTCCCGGCTCTAGCGCTCAACTGCGGCGAGGACAACGCCGATCTGGACAAGGAACTGAAGCTACACGGCTACTCCAACTTCTTGTCCGGTTGCTTCGGCAGCATCCAAAACTATCTCGTGTACGCAAATACGGTCTTCTTCATCCGGTCGGGGGGCGACAGGCGGCTGGCCGGGTACATACTGGCGGCCCTGACCTTTTGCACCATGCTTATTGGCCCGTCTCTCATTGGCTTCATACCCGTCATGATGGTGGGGACGCTCATCTTCGATCTCGGCTTCGAGCTGTTGCTGGAAGCTGTCTGGCTTCCGCGTAAGAAGCTCAAGGTTGCTGAGTACCTCACTGTCATCGCAATCGTGCTGGTCATGGGCATCTACGACTTTGTTGTCGGCATTGGGGTGGGCATCCTGCTGGCTTTCGTGTCCCTCATCATCCAAACCTCACGAGTGTCTGCCATTCGTGGGACGTATGATGGCGACATTGTCACCTCAACAGTGCGGCGCAATCCGTCGCAGCATCATTATCTGCACCAAGCAGGCCAGCAGATTTACATCATCAAACTGAACGGCTATCTCTTCTTTGGCACTATTGTCAGTGTTGAAGAAAAGATACGAGcgatcctcgacgacaacgtgTTTGCCAAGAAACCCATCAAGTTCCTCATTTTGGACTTGTGGCATGTCAGCGGGCTCGACTACTCGGCGGGTGAGGCGTTCAACACCATAAGCCGTCTTCTCGACAATAAGGGTGTTCTCCTAGTCCTCagtggcgtcgacgcggacaGTCAGCTTGGGCGGAACCTACGGGCTGTTGGTCTTGGAAACGACAAGATCGAGGTTACGATGCTCCCTAACCTCAACTCCGCACTAGAAAGCTGCGAGAACGAGCTCCTGAAGACACTATATGCGAGACAAGAGGAGTTGAATGGGGCCAAGCGGAACGCCACGGCAAGCCTTGACGTGCCGGCTACGACGACTACCTCAGCATTTTCATCATTCGATCCTCCATTCAATTCACCCCGGCAGAATCAtttggccgaggcggcgcgtgAAGCCCTGACTAACGTCGAGGTTCAGCGGCCGTCCAGGTGGCAGAGCTTCAAGGAGCCGCTACGACTCATGCTACAGGTCTTCCAGGGCCTGAGCGACAAGAACGAAGACTTTTGGTTCCAGGCGGCCTCCTATTTCAAGCGAAAGGAGTATGCCGCAGGCAAAGTGCTCTTTCAGCGTGGGGAGCCTGCTCATGGCTTTtacctcgtcgagcgcggaATTCTCCGTGCTGAGTACGACCTACCTCAGGGGTGGTTGTGCGAGAGCATCGTAGCAGGGACCACCTGTGGCGAGCTGCCCTTCTTCTCTGAAACGGAGCgtacggcgacggcgcaggtAGACAGGGACTGCGTTGTTTGGCAGATGGACCGTGAGAGCTGGGAGAAACTCCAAAACGACCATCCAGATGTAGCGCGGGAGCTGCTGAGGATATCTCTCAAGCTGACGAGTGAGCGGATGAGCGCTATCACGTCATATATTTTGGCTATGGCCGGATAGGAGAATGCTAGTAGTTGGGTTGACGGAGAGGCCATCTCAAGAATGGGCCGGGAATGAGCCTTGCATCTAAGCGGTTGCTATATATGTCAATATAACCGACATGTAAATTGTCTCAGATTTGATTCTTGATGAGTGAGCGATgagggcggtgatggtggcgagTCGTGAGATGaagtcgtcggccatggGAAGCCATTAGTCAGCGGGTTCATGCTGAAATCGCCTCAGGGTAGCCAACTTCGTCAGAGCCCGAGAACTATACTCCAACAACTCTTCATTGTGACCTATGCTTCGGCGAGAAGGAAGGGGTCGAAGTGTTCATTCTCAATTGAAAGTGAGGCATCCTAATCGAGGGCTCATCGTCGCGGCTAGCCACATCGTGGCGGACGGTAGAGGTTCCTTTGATTTGCCACTTTGACCGCAAGGGCGTCAGAGTTTATCTAACTGACAAAGTTTACGCCTTGACCTCGACACTTCACTTGTCTCACTTCACGCAAAGCAAATACTGGACAGTCGGTAGCTCTCCACGATGCCAAAGAGCCTACGATCGATCCTGGGCACGTCCAACAGGGTCACGAAGCCGTCTCGGTCGGGGCAGCCTCGGCAGCcccccccgtcgacgacatcaccatCCCCCTCACCACGCAAAGGCACTcagccccagcagcggcggcggcagcaagccaacgaggaggaggatgaacTGTTCCAGGACAAGCTGACCGACCTCGGGGTCGTGAAGCTGCTTGAGGAGGAGCTTACGCTGCGGGACGTGGTGCAGGCGATGCGGTACATCCGGGCGCACATGTTCACCCCCGTGCCGCCCACGGGCTTCAAGTCGACGCGCGCTGCAGAGGTGCTCAACTACcgggcggccacgccgccgctcgttACTGCGGGCCACATCAACGCCGTgttggcgcgggcgtcgccgacgcgcaccgagcgcgaggtcgtggagctcgtcggccgcggggTGCTGCGCCGGGTGCGCGttgagcggcgcggcggcgggggcgaggcgctcgttGAGGCGGCagacctcgaggccatgcTTTTTCGGTGGgtgagcagcggcggcgacaacggcggcggagggatTGCGTTGGCGCGCGACACGGCCGACGCGTTCCTCCAATTCCTGGCCCGAAACCCGATGGCGCAGAcgctcggcgctggcgacctgctgtcggccgtcgacgatgaggaggatgaggcgGGGCTGCTCATGGAGAGCGCGAGGACGGACGAGCTGGTCAGGGCCGGGTTCCTGACGAGCGCGACGCACGCCGCGCCGGGGGACACGCTGCGCGTGCGGCCCGAGGACCGGACGACACTGACGTCCATCGAGCACGTATCGCGCTTCGCCTCGGGCAccgtctcggccgtgggcggACAAAACGCAATCCACctgtctggcggcggcggcggcggcggtgtcggcggccggcggcgcatgcCCACACtgccgtcatcctcgtcgtcgtccagcacggcgctcctcgggcccaccaccaccaccaccaccaccaccatcacgcaGCCGGGGGCCAGCTTCCGCGTGGCGGTCCCGGGCCACGGGCGGTACctcaagctggccgagggcgcggtgGACTGGATccgcgaggcgctggggcgGACGCGCTGGGGCGAGGCGCCCGAGTCGTGGCTGCGGGAGCgcttcgagggcggcgggctgtaCGGCACGCGGTGGAAGGAGTTTTGGGGCGTCGAGTGGGAGTGGGCGCTCGGGCAGGCGGTCGGGCTCGGGGCCGTCGAGGTGTTTGAGACGGGCAGCGTGGGCAGGGGCGTGAGGGCGTTGGGCGGATGAAGCAAGCCGGGTATCTATCAGGTGTCTGGTTCAACGGGACCCCCCCTTTAGCATGCCTGCTCTCTTCCTTCTCCATGCCCTCCCCCAgttgcgccccccccccttctcaCCATCTCTCCGCCCCTCATGTCCTTTTGGTCGCAGACGGGGTGGGTGGTTGAAACTTGTGCTTGCGGGGGCACCGCATCCTTGGGGGGTTGATGGCCTGGATTCTGGAAGCGAGGTTTCGCGATATGATGGCGATGGGGTGGTCATAGCTGTGCGATGGGACCGAAACCCCCGGATCATGCGAGTagtacgtatactgtactacGTTGTCGAGACACGGATGGATCCCATCATCTACATCACACAGACAGgccttccccctcccccgccgcccagcagggcCTGACCTGACAAACAATCCCTGAGCCCGCCGCTTTCTCTATCCTGACTCATCGGATCAAGAAGCACAGGCACGACATGAAGAGCCCCAACGAACGCGGGCACGCACGTTGTACGCACCGTGGGGAAATACATGCACGCGCGGCGTCTTCATGGCGGAGGGGGGCTTGGTTGAACTGGGCCACAGGCACGGTACCCCGAGGGTCGGACGGTCATATCCTTCAGCTTCGACCGCGACTAAGATGGGCCGTGTGCCCGGGATATAGGTAGAACTGATAAGGGACAATTCATGGCAGGTAATGAGTTGAACCCTTTCTGTCTGTAAGATGAAGGCTACGAAGCGGGGAGGGGTCGCTACACTCAGTCTACCCTCGCTACGCGTCCACCCGATCGATGCCACTGGCGGTCCCCCGTCTAGAATACCCAAAGACTGTATGTATCATATAATAGTTACCACTAGAGTAACACTTTgcgtcgccgttgcgcaTGCGCAACAGAGTGGGCTGGCCGAGTGCATGGGATGGAACGCTTGGTTTGCAAAGGACCCTTGGCGGCATGACAACCAAAGCGGGCTCATTCATCGCCTCActccgcgcgcgcacgatACTGGTATACTACACTACCTACCCAGTACTGCTCCCGCGTTCCTGGTACCGAGACCAGACTGTGCAGCATGGTACGCTTTGAATTCCGAAACTCTGTGGAAAAAAGCGGTTCATGCCGGTcatcccgtccgtccacctTGGCACCCACCCCATCTCGCCTCAACAAAGAGAGGCTTTGCCCGTGCCGTCGCAAGTCGTGCAAAAACGTCATCGGCCCAAATCACCTTATACCCGACGGCAAAATCTTGCCCGACAGACCAAAATCCATGCATGACCTTTCCCCCCCAGCGTTAGATTTGTTTGAActtgtgcgtgtgtgtgcgtgagaaaacaacgccgccgccgtccgaaAAAAAAAGCTATATACGACAAAGCAAGAAAAGTCGCAGCTCGCCCTTCCCCTCCCTTCGCTTTCCTCGCCTCGGAGTTAGGTAAAGTCAAACGTCCCCTTTTCCCCCgggttcggcggcgggcggctggcgatcGCGGTGGTGCGCATGCGCATAGGAAGCTCCATTTGGGTGAATCGAGTCTAGCAGCAGTAGGCAGTGTCGGGCGAGCTAGACCAAGACGATCGCATCAGTCCATCGCCGAACACGCGCgtgcatacgaagtacacggCATCAAGCTGCCAATTTTGCTTCCTCTGCCCGTCTCGACATATAAAAACAAGGCCATCAATACGGGATCCCCAACCTGCGCTTCAAAATCCTCTTCTTTTCCGCCGTCGCACGGTTAGTAGCAGAGCTTGGTTGTGAGAGTTTCGTCGTCTTTGCGTAGGCAGGGTAGATCCCGGgtctctctcctccctcgTCAAAGAAAACCATCCCGGCATATCCCATCACGACTGCGGCatctgtcgtcgtcgtcgtcgtcgtcgtcccatCGAGCACGTCCCCCGCTTCctcgtccccctcccccctcctccccaccccACGCCACTCTGAAACACTATAACGAGACGAAATCCCGGCATATAAACTtggtactaagttactacgtactagcatggccgacgccgacactgccggcgccgcgtaCTTTGTCACCGGGGCATCCCGGGGTCTGGGCCTCGGCATCTGcaccgccctggccgcccgcccgcccagcgaggtgtccgtcgtcttcgccgccgtccgcaccgagacggacgcgctaaggcgcctcgtcgccgggtccgccggccgcgtgcaGGCCGTCTCGGTCGACGTGACGTCCGAGAGCGCCGTCAGggatgcggcggccaggGTCGGGCGGGCTCTGGAggggtcgtcgccgtccaggggcctcgacgtcgtggTGAACGTGGCAGGTGTCATGGACTTTGTCCCCCAAGGCGGCATCGAGAACATGTGAGTTTCTTTATGGGCGCCCCTTTCTTATACCACAGGCGTgatggtgtgtgtgtgtgtatgtgtataAGTCTCTCACACATGGGCAACTCGACGCCGCGTACAAGATAGGAAGGATCTGGACTCGACGTTCACCACCAACGTGACGAGCGTGCACCTCGTCacggccgccctgctcccGCTGCTCCGCCGTGGGAGCCTCAAGAAGATCATCAACCTGTAAGTCCTCCCTCCCCTGTCCTGCTTCTATTTATAAATcgggcgttgatggcggctgctgatgatgacaaCCCCACGCCAGGTCGACCACCCTCGGGTCCatcggcatggcgggcacGTTCGCCCCAAGCCGGGCGCCCGCGTACAAGATCTCCAAGGCGGCCCTCAACATGCTGACGGTGCAGTACGCCCTCTCCCTGGGGGACGAGGGcttcaccgtcgtcgccatctcACCAGGGGTACGTGATGAGGCGTGTAGACCCGGCGTGGTGCGCATGCCGGcgccttccccccctcccctccccgcgaGACGTCGCAAATGCTGATCACGAAAGCCTTTGGGCCTTTTGGCGCGCAGTGGGTGAAGACGGACATGGGTAGCTCGCATGCCGATCTCGACGTCGAAACAAGCGTCAAGGCGACGCTGGACATTGTGGACCGAGTGGGAGCGCCCGACACTGGCAACTTCTTCAACATCCACGTTCCGGGCTACGAGAACGCCCCAGAATTGAACCGGTATGACGGGGGCCAGCCACCGTGGtagcgccgccctcgtccgcggcTGCTATTCGGAGAGCGACggaggatggcatggcatggctaTGGGCGGTAGTGATAGTGGCGGTTAaaggtttttttttttgtcgTGCGACTGGAATCCAAGGATAAGCCATGTAGAAAGTGAGATGTCAAGTTTCGGATGCCACGCTGAACCGCGTGCATCTCATGTCTGGTCTCTGGTGCGCCTCGCGTGTCCAGTTACGCACTTAACGCGTATCAGGAGCGCAAACGTGCCCGGGTAGTCTGGAAACTTTTCGGGCTTATTGTCAAACGTGCACACTCTGCGACGCCGGTCTGTCTTTGGCAGGTGCGACAAACGGACGACGAAGCATTCCAAGAGCCCATCCCACCAACGTCACACACCCGCTCTTGCGTAATGGAAATTCACAAACTACTGAGGCCCAGAGACATCCCATCTGACGTGAGGCTACAGTGCGCTGGAATCGAGAAGACATGGTGTCAGTCCAGAGGCACATGGAGTGCCCTTGTTTGTCTTGCCCCCTTCCGTCGCATCTTTCGGCGCATCGTGAGATATTCGTACAAAGTTCGGGCGAGTATCGTGTGTCTTGGCTGTTGAACCGTCCTCGTGCCGGCCATTGAATTGGCGTACGTTGCAGATGTCGTGGGGCTACACGTGTATCTAGTTTCCTTTCCGCTTattcgtacttcgtagtggACCGTAGCTTGCAATCTGTACGACAAGTATACGAGCGAGCGGAGAGGTAAAAAATGGCAGGCATACAAAATGTCGTGTTTTGTGGGTACAAGCTGGCGAACCCAACGAAAgcgcgggctcggcggccgcgacacGCATGGACGGTATTGCAAGACTCGAGGGGGCACGAGGtaggagctcgacgagtcgACCCCAAGCACTTCCATGCATGTTGTGCTGTGGCAGAGTCTGGGCAAAGGTTCGTAGTAGCTCCTCTGACCTGATGGCGGGCATGATGTGCGTCTTTGTATCAGCCACTTGTGGAGGGGGTGGTGCCACCGCATGAGCCGAGACGGATACTCGCAAGGCCAAGGATAATGCTACCTCGCATCGGCAGAGAGACAAGAGCCACCAACAGACGCCTCATTCGACAAGAAGTCAGTCAGCGCGGCATCTatgatgggcggcgcaggtACCCAGTCTGCGCGCCAAGGGATCCTGACTGGGCTTTGGTGGTATTGGGCAGCCTTGATGCGTATGAAGAACTTGGCAAGCTGGGGTGGACGCCTCCACCCTTTCCTTAATACCGGCATGTCGGATGTGTTCCTGGTGCCTGCATACTCGCACGTCCTGATAACGTGGTACGAGAACGTAGCCAACGTGCAATCGagtgccccctccccccttggCGCCGTTGCGGCCGTACGCCAAGTCGGACTTGTTGCAGGCACTGGGCCAGTCAACAAAACTGTGACGAGGCGTTTGCGATGCAACCATGGAGGGACTTCGGCCGTAGGGCCGCCCACATGCcggcaggcgacgatgccgtggcagcacacacacacaactcgagcgggctgggctggcctGCTTTTAGccgtgatgacgacgacgaggccgacgacgagaatTCCTCGCGGCTATACATACGTAGCCCGTTAGTCCCAGATGCCATGTGCGCGTGTGTTTGCTTCTCGTGTAGATCAGGCTAGTACGTAGGTGCATTCTGCGTGAAGAAGTCCGTGTcctcgtgcgcgcgcgcgcgtctggGGATACTgcacctcgaggccgggCACGGGATCGACATCGACGACAAAGGagcgagcaggagcagcagcaacagccgcgAGCTTCTTCCTTCTCGTCCAGCAGCACAcccgctcgccgagctgctcgggtGCCTAAGCCTGATGCGGAGGGCGACCCTTGCAAGGGTGGGATTGAATCGAAATTGGCCCAGGCCCTTGACCCGGAGAAGAAAGGGGGGAGAAGCATTCCTCTCGGGGCC from Purpureocillium takamizusanense chromosome 6, complete sequence encodes:
- a CDS encoding uncharacterized protein (TransMembrane:10 (o291-313i320-342o381-403i415-437o457-479i491-510o547-566i625-645o651-670i682-713o)~EggNog:ENOG503NZ2M~COG:P~BUSCO:EOG09260A27) is translated as MSNSILGFSPWRRRASSLSSHRDQAPSNGNDGGEHHQDSSLPIPSSRLLSSSVGSPKGAREPIRSYIHASVRDQLAPVDSEQNARTVREDTAELASYLLSDSSTQRRASFLQRQRGSVQDLFTPDRDGHTEQPDDDACTTQTIPEVSEPTSPGAEPDEVAQEGGPSVLANLLKKSPPQSVTADSPLPSEEHQAVAKAPPTQPEPPRWTDTEVTATEETPLLGGPAQVLYDHDVDEEGQKKPPTRRWLSGLSERGHEIHGHVANAVAVAANPRRWNHRAIWNYLVKEPVSCLPAVAVGLLLNILDALSYGMILFPLGNPIFAHLGSAGISIYYVSTIVSQLIFSTGSIFRGAVGSELIEVVPFFHNMAQKITDIVGEDDPDAVIATTIVAYATSSMMTGLVFYLMGKFKFGYMVGFIPRHILIGCIGGVGWFLIATGFEVSARLDGSLEYDLDTLRKLTQADTVLLWIFPLVLAIVLFYGQSKVRSKYFLPLYILAIPLIFYIFVAAIDALNADTLRDHGWIFQGPPPDEPWWYFYTLYQFKLVRWDAVAEVIPAMLALTFFGILHVPINVPALALNCGEDNADLDKELKLHGYSNFLSGCFGSIQNYLVYANTVFFIRSGGDRRLAGYILAALTFCTMLIGPSLIGFIPVMMVGTLIFDLGFELLLEAVWLPRKKLKVAEYLTVIAIVLVMGIYDFVVGIGVGILLAFVSLIIQTSRVSAIRGTYDGDIVTSTVRRNPSQHHYLHQAGQQIYIIKLNGYLFFGTIVSVEEKIRAILDDNVFAKKPIKFLILDLWHVSGLDYSAGEAFNTISRLLDNKGVLLVLSGVDADSQLGRNLRAVGLGNDKIEVTMLPNLNSALESCENELLKTLYARQEELNGAKRNATASLDVPATTTTSAFSSFDPPFNSPRQNHLAEAAREALTNVEVQRPSRWQSFKEPLRLMLQVFQGLSDKNEDFWFQAASYFKRKEYAAGKVLFQRGEPAHGFYLVERGILRAEYDLPQGWLCESIVAGTTCGELPFFSETERTATAQVDRDCVVWQMDRESWEKLQNDHPDVARELLRISLKLTSERMSAITSYILAMAG
- a CDS encoding uncharacterized protein (EggNog:ENOG503P015~COG:Q); its protein translation is MADADTAGAAYFVTGASRGLGLGICTALAARPPSEVSVVFAAVRTETDALRRLVAGSAGRVQAVSVDVTSESAVRDAAARVGRALEGSSPSRGLDVVVNVAGVMDFVPQGGIENMKDLDSTFTTNVTSVHLVTAALLPLLRRGSLKKIINLSTTLGSIGMAGTFAPSRAPAYKISKAALNMLTVQYALSLGDEGFTVVAISPGWVKTDMGSSHADLDVETSVKATLDIVDRVGAPDTGNFFNIHVPGYENAPELNRYDGGQPPW
- a CDS encoding uncharacterized protein (TransMembrane:9 (i21-43o91-113i125-147o167-189i201-220o257-276i335-355o361-380i392-423o)~EggNog:ENOG503NZ2M~COG:P~BUSCO:EOG09260A27) yields the protein MVCSGNCGATRGISDLYIGMILFPLGNPIFAHLGSAGISIYYVSTIVSQLIFSTGSIFRGAVGSELIEVVPFFHNMAQKITDIVGEDDPDAVIATTIVAYATSSMMTGLVFYLMGKFKFGYMVGFIPRHILIGCIGGVGWFLIATGFEVSARLDGSLEYDLDTLRKLTQADTVLLWIFPLVLAIVLFYGQSKVRSKYFLPLYILAIPLIFYIFVAAIDALNADTLRDHGWIFQGPPPDEPWWYFYTLYQFKLVRWDAVAEVIPAMLALTFFGILHVPINVPALALNCGEDNADLDKELKLHGYSNFLSGCFGSIQNYLVYANTVFFIRSGGDRRLAGYILAALTFCTMLIGPSLIGFIPVMMVGTLIFDLGFELLLEAVWLPRKKLKVAEYLTVIAIVLVMGIYDFVVGIGVGILLAFVSLIIQTSRVSAIRGTYDGDIVTSTVRRNPSQHHYLHQAGQQIYIIKLNGYLFFGTIVSVEEKIRAILDDNVFAKKPIKFLILDLWHVSGLDYSAGEAFNTISRLLDNKGVLLVLSGVDADSQLGRNLRAVGLGNDKIEVTMLPNLNSALESCENELLKTLYARQEELNGAKRNATASLDVPATTTTSAFSSFDPPFNSPRQNHLAEAAREALTNVEVQRPSRWQSFKEPLRLMLQVFQGLSDKNEDFWFQAASYFKRKEYAAGKVLFQRGEPAHGFYLVERGILRAEYDLPQGWLCESIVAGTTCGELPFFSETERTATAQVDRDCVVWQMDRESWEKLQNDHPDVARELLRISLKLTSERMSAITSYILAMAG
- a CDS encoding uncharacterized protein (COG:S~EggNog:ENOG503P0EK) — protein: MPKSLRSILGTSNRVTKPSRSGQPRQPPPSTTSPSPSPRKGTQPQQRRRQQANEEEDELFQDKLTDLGVVKLLEEELTLRDVVQAMRYIRAHMFTPVPPTGFKSTRAAEVLNYRAATPPLVTAGHINAVLARASPTRTEREVVELVGRGVLRRVRVERRGGGGEALVEAADLEAMLFRWVSSGGDNGGGGIALARDTADAFLQFLARNPMAQTLGAGDLLSAVDDEEDEAGLLMESARTDELVRAGFLTSATHAAPGDTLRVRPEDRTTLTSIEHVSRFASGTVSAVGGQNAIHLSGGGGGGGVGGRRRMPTLPSSSSSSSTALLGPTTTTTTTTITQPGASFRVAVPGHGRYLKLAEGAVDWIREALGRTRWGEAPESWLRERFEGGGLYGTRWKEFWGVEWEWALGQAVGLGAVEVFETGSVGRGVRALGG